In a genomic window of Dyadobacter fermentans DSM 18053:
- a CDS encoding CheR family methyltransferase: protein MEYTELEILITRIREISGFDFSGYARPSLLRRASRYLTNHKMTLDALLVHIGKDGRAVYDLIQDLTVNYSEMFRDADFFVKVRTAVFPYLESYPTLRFWVAGCASGEEAYSLAIFLKEAGFLGRSLIYATDLSNKALTAGREGVFTLGNARTFSENYLAAGGRHSLSDYYHVAYNKAVIVPELRRNIVFSMHDLTGDGVFNEFQFISCRNVMIYFTLELRRKVFRLLYDSLSMLGFLCLGKRETLRYSGLEENFKVIDSALNIYQKIR from the coding sequence ATGGAATATACGGAACTGGAAATACTCATTACGCGGATCAGGGAAATATCGGGGTTCGATTTCTCCGGCTATGCGCGGCCGTCGCTGCTGCGCCGGGCGAGCAGGTATCTCACGAACCATAAAATGACGCTCGACGCATTGCTCGTTCACATCGGCAAAGACGGCAGGGCGGTGTACGACCTCATTCAGGACCTGACGGTCAACTATTCCGAAATGTTCCGCGACGCGGATTTTTTCGTGAAAGTGCGCACGGCGGTATTCCCTTACCTGGAATCGTACCCGACGCTGCGTTTCTGGGTGGCAGGGTGCGCATCGGGTGAAGAGGCCTATTCGCTGGCAATTTTCCTGAAAGAGGCGGGGTTTCTGGGCCGATCGCTGATTTACGCGACCGACCTTAGCAACAAAGCGCTCACAGCCGGGCGGGAGGGTGTTTTTACACTGGGTAATGCCCGTACATTTTCGGAAAACTACCTGGCAGCGGGCGGGCGGCATTCGCTTTCCGACTACTACCATGTTGCGTATAATAAGGCCGTAATCGTGCCGGAGCTGCGCAGGAACATCGTTTTTTCCATGCACGACCTCACCGGCGACGGCGTGTTCAACGAGTTCCAGTTTATCAGCTGCCGGAACGTGATGATCTATTTTACATTGGAGCTGCGGCGAAAAGTATTCAGGCTTTTGTATGACAGTCTCAGTATGTTGGGCTTTCTTTGCCTGGGCAAGCGGGAAACCTTGCGCTATTCGGGCCTGGAAGAAAATTTCAAAGTGATCGACAGTGCGTTGAACATTTATCAGAAGATCCGATGA
- a CDS encoding chemotaxis protein CheB — translation MKAAKENGSLSLVLVGGSSGSFTIFEEMLKLVKNPLSFALIFVLHRGKSSTAALPELFKKKTNVFMNEPFHLDPIEANSIYFAYPDYHLLIGSDRRFYYDCSDKDFFSRPSIDATFVSAAVSGIPVKAAMLFSGSSADGAFGMKTLAEKGFPTYVQQPAEAEFSRMPAEALAACDKHQILADGNLFSVINDILQ, via the coding sequence ATGAAGGCGGCAAAGGAGAATGGTTCGTTGAGTTTGGTACTGGTCGGCGGCTCGTCGGGCAGCTTCACAATCTTTGAGGAAATGCTTAAACTCGTCAAGAACCCGTTGTCCTTCGCATTGATATTCGTGTTGCACCGTGGCAAATCGAGTACCGCCGCTTTGCCGGAATTGTTTAAAAAAAAGACAAATGTATTTATGAATGAGCCGTTTCACCTGGATCCGATCGAGGCGAATTCTATCTATTTTGCCTACCCGGACTACCACCTGCTGATCGGGTCAGACCGGCGGTTTTACTACGATTGCTCCGACAAGGATTTCTTTTCCCGGCCTTCGATCGACGCTACGTTTGTGTCGGCGGCCGTGTCCGGCATTCCCGTGAAGGCAGCCATGCTGTTCTCGGGTTCCAGCGCCGATGGTGCATTCGGGATGAAAACGCTGGCTGAGAAGGGCTTTCCCACCTACGTTCAGCAGCCTGCCGAGGCCGAGTTTTCACGCATGCCGGCCGAAGCGCTGGCGGCCTGCGACAAGCATCAGATTCTGGCGGACGGCAACCTGTTTTCGGTCATCAACGATATACTACAATAG
- a CDS encoding response regulator, with translation MRLTFQRQVLLGISFSILLVLVVGYVSYDAILLQQENDGWVDHTREVMRVSTAVKNRLLSAEANVRGFAITGNGAFETNYLQATSEIWKDLEALRILVRDNKVQSTRVDSLSGLLEDRVGLMSRQYEILKAGKYSMDTIQRIVLQGKEVSLKIEFSFRRIENLEEGLLTEREQLASKSSARAKQCIVMGSLLFILVILLLYYFIRKTYLAQLASEKAIQLANQKLEALALEDHEKNWILNAAMELSAAVRGEPTLTELSERLLHKLGQVTGAQVSAMYLVTRSGNVLERAAVYGLPAADSAPAYISFGEGVLGQFAADRGDVRRLEVAQGYLQVKTATGHSAPGVVLIKNISFDGSVAALIEIGYLQDPGSKLVKLLSMVSDNVAVAIMAARAREIAAELLEKTQLQAEELESQQEELRVTNEELTRQTSLLQVSEEELRVQQEELKQINTELEEKAFMLEEQKSTIEEARDQIQLKADELERSGRFKSEFLANMSHELRTPLNSILILSRILGENKGARLNEEEQRYASVIYNSGNDLLTLINDILDLAKVEAGKIELVHEHISTESLLVEVRNTFQKIAENKGLELAVEKTGSCPDMLLTDHTRLLQILRNLISNAVKFTSAPGRVSLTISEADGYLHFEVADTGIGIPLEKQASIFEAFQQADGSTSRKYGGTGLGLSISRELASLFNGSISLRSTPGEGSVFTLKIPYLTESDEQPARQEPVAVAVAPAQPVAVPPASENGKAHRLLLIEDDTIFAADMASKAQGSGFEVVIASSGRQALEMVTGFDPTAIILDMHLPDMSGEEVLKALKNDSRTRLIPVHTVSSGDYFDEEMIKNGAIGFMQKPVDERSAQHIFSALKLEGKDLGQQRILLIEDDAYQSKYLGDFLAGNNIFVLYAYSAAEALSLLGTDRVDGIILDIRLADMNGLDLLDTIKENPQWSAIPVVVNTAEDLSQADLSRVMKYAHPVVIKTKKSNERLLDEVKLFLKKIQPKVQEPEERKESFSNAVVNAERLFLGKKLLLADDDMRNIFALSAVLEDAGFSIEIATNGKEAINKLEDYPEIELILMDVMMPEMDGIEATRRIRQVPRWANIPIIAVTAKAMQGDREQCLEAGANDYISKPVDVDKLLSLIKVWLHAA, from the coding sequence ATGCGACTCACATTTCAGCGTCAGGTTTTACTGGGAATATCATTTTCAATTCTTCTCGTGCTCGTAGTCGGCTATGTGTCCTACGATGCCATCCTTTTGCAGCAGGAAAACGATGGCTGGGTAGACCATACCCGGGAGGTAATGCGGGTATCCACAGCCGTCAAAAACCGCCTGCTCAGCGCCGAGGCCAACGTGCGCGGCTTCGCGATCACGGGCAACGGCGCGTTTGAAACGAATTACCTGCAAGCTACCAGCGAGATCTGGAAAGACCTGGAAGCACTGCGGATACTTGTGCGGGACAACAAAGTACAAAGCACGCGCGTGGATTCGCTTTCCGGCCTGCTCGAAGACAGGGTGGGACTCATGAGCCGGCAATACGAAATCCTGAAAGCAGGAAAATACAGCATGGACACCATCCAGCGCATTGTTTTGCAGGGTAAGGAAGTGTCCTTGAAAATCGAATTCAGTTTCCGCCGCATCGAAAACCTGGAAGAAGGCCTGCTTACGGAGCGCGAACAACTCGCGTCGAAAAGCTCTGCGCGTGCGAAGCAATGCATTGTAATGGGGTCGCTGCTGTTCATTCTGGTGATTCTCCTGCTGTATTATTTTATACGAAAAACTTACCTCGCCCAGCTGGCAAGCGAAAAGGCCATTCAGCTGGCTAACCAGAAACTGGAAGCGCTGGCCCTGGAAGACCACGAGAAAAATTGGATACTGAATGCAGCAATGGAATTGTCTGCCGCTGTTCGCGGGGAACCAACTTTAACGGAGCTTTCGGAGCGGTTGCTCCACAAACTCGGCCAGGTAACGGGCGCCCAGGTGTCGGCGATGTACCTCGTGACGCGCTCGGGCAATGTGCTCGAGCGCGCGGCGGTGTATGGACTTCCGGCCGCGGATTCGGCACCTGCGTATATTTCTTTCGGCGAAGGCGTGCTCGGGCAGTTTGCCGCCGATCGGGGCGACGTCAGGCGGCTTGAAGTGGCCCAGGGCTATTTGCAGGTGAAAACAGCCACAGGACATTCCGCGCCGGGCGTGGTTTTGATCAAAAATATCAGCTTCGACGGTTCGGTGGCTGCGCTCATCGAGATCGGTTATTTGCAGGACCCCGGCTCAAAGCTCGTGAAACTGCTCTCGATGGTGTCCGACAATGTGGCGGTAGCCATTATGGCAGCCCGCGCACGCGAAATCGCAGCCGAATTGCTCGAAAAGACCCAATTACAAGCCGAGGAACTGGAAAGTCAGCAAGAGGAACTGCGGGTTACCAACGAGGAACTCACCCGCCAGACATCCCTTTTGCAGGTTTCGGAGGAGGAACTTCGCGTGCAGCAGGAGGAATTGAAGCAGATCAACACGGAGCTGGAAGAGAAGGCATTTATGCTCGAAGAACAGAAGAGCACGATCGAGGAAGCGCGCGACCAGATCCAGCTCAAAGCCGACGAACTGGAACGGAGCGGGCGTTTCAAGAGCGAGTTTCTGGCCAATATGAGCCACGAACTGCGCACGCCGCTGAATAGCATTCTGATCCTGTCGCGCATTTTGGGTGAAAATAAAGGTGCACGGCTCAATGAGGAAGAGCAGCGGTACGCCTCGGTGATTTACAATTCGGGCAATGATCTGCTGACGCTGATTAACGACATTCTCGACCTGGCGAAAGTGGAAGCGGGCAAAATCGAGCTCGTACATGAGCACATCAGCACGGAATCGCTTTTGGTAGAAGTGCGGAACACTTTCCAGAAGATTGCCGAGAACAAGGGCCTGGAACTGGCAGTGGAAAAAACCGGCTCCTGCCCGGACATGCTTTTGACCGACCACACACGCCTGTTACAGATCCTGCGCAACCTCATTTCCAATGCAGTGAAATTCACCTCCGCGCCGGGCAGGGTGTCGCTCACGATTTCGGAGGCGGACGGTTACCTGCATTTCGAGGTGGCGGATACCGGCATTGGCATTCCGCTTGAAAAACAGGCGTCGATATTCGAGGCATTCCAGCAAGCCGATGGCTCAACGAGCCGGAAATACGGCGGTACCGGTCTGGGACTGTCTATCAGCCGGGAGCTGGCTAGCCTTTTCAATGGCTCCATTTCCCTGAGAAGCACGCCCGGCGAAGGCTCGGTGTTTACCCTGAAAATCCCTTACCTGACCGAATCCGACGAACAGCCGGCGCGGCAGGAACCTGTGGCTGTGGCCGTTGCGCCCGCTCAGCCTGTTGCCGTACCGCCGGCATCGGAGAATGGCAAGGCCCACCGCCTGCTGCTGATCGAAGACGACACCATTTTTGCCGCCGATATGGCTTCCAAAGCGCAAGGGAGCGGCTTCGAGGTCGTAATCGCCTCCTCTGGCCGCCAGGCACTGGAGATGGTGACCGGGTTTGATCCGACGGCGATTATCCTGGATATGCATTTGCCGGATATGTCCGGCGAGGAAGTGTTGAAGGCATTGAAAAACGACAGCCGCACGCGTCTCATCCCGGTACACACGGTGTCGTCGGGCGACTATTTCGATGAGGAAATGATTAAAAACGGCGCGATAGGCTTCATGCAAAAGCCGGTGGACGAGCGCTCTGCCCAGCACATATTCTCGGCGTTGAAGCTCGAAGGCAAGGACCTCGGCCAGCAGCGCATTTTGCTCATCGAGGACGATGCTTACCAAAGCAAATACCTAGGCGACTTTCTGGCTGGCAACAACATATTCGTGCTGTACGCCTATTCGGCCGCGGAAGCGCTCAGCCTTCTCGGCACCGACCGCGTGGACGGTATTATCCTGGACATCAGGCTGGCCGATATGAACGGGCTCGACCTGCTGGATACGATCAAGGAAAACCCGCAATGGAGCGCGATACCGGTGGTGGTCAATACGGCCGAGGACCTGAGCCAGGCCGATTTGAGCAGGGTGATGAAGTATGCGCATCCGGTAGTGATCAAAACTAAAAAATCCAACGAACGCCTGCTCGACGAGGTAAAACTGTTTCTGAAAAAGATCCAGCCGAAAGTGCAGGAGCCGGAGGAGCGTAAAGAGTCGTTTAGTAATGCGGTCGTGAATGCGGAACGACTGTTTTTAGGCAAAAAACTGTTGCTGGCCGACGACGATATGCGTAACATTTTTGCCCTGAGCGCCGTCCTCGAAGACGCCGGTTTCAGCATTGAAATCGCGACGAACGGGAAAGAGGCGATCAACAAACTGGAAGATTACCCCGAAATAGAGCTGATCCTGATGGACGTGATGATGCCCGAAATGGATGGGATAGAGGCTACCCGGCGCATCCGGCAAGTGCCTCGCTGGGCCAACATCCCCATTATTGCCGTGACGGCCAAAGCCATGCAGGGCGACCGCGAGCAATGCCTCGAAGCCGGTGCGAACGATTATATTTCTAAACCCGTGGACGTTGATAAGCTCCTTTCGCTGATCAAGGTCTGGTTACATGCCGCGTAG
- a CDS encoding response regulator — MENTKILLLDDREENLISLKAILNRDDIEIYATTSPNEALRMVWESDIAVALVDVQMPGMDGFEFAETLFSNPKTREILIVFVTAISKETTYAVRGLKTGAIDYLYKPLDPYITNAKVDSLIKLARSQREIRDKNKLLENYATIVLNSPDIIATVEPDTGSILSINPSVEAILGISPQSLIKTSVLDLLVDPLNSALREVLVKRSFVGGETIVVEDQFYGRLRQPVWLELRIMYKNRLLFVNLHDVEKRKAHELALIDAQAQAEKARKTKESFLANMSHEIRTPLNGIIGLGNLLAATELSEAQAELVDMLRQSSGSLLNILNDILDISKIDEGKFSIIPTSTDLRVLGKQIIDLMQFKADEKKLELRLEIGKDIPDCVTVDGMRLNQILLNLVGNALKFTGTGNVTLKMEHLAQTAAGHTIRFAVEDTGIGMSDDHLANIFSEYGQASENISHQYGGTGLGLTISQKLVRLMGSELEVNSRFQEGSQFFFTLILQDANEKSGDAKPVVSFQNLPPFEGKKVLVAEDNPINALLLKKYLKAWQLNAVIVGNGKEAVEQLREEPFDLIIMDTRMPEMDGFQAARMAREELHVKTPILSLSATVLPEEVAQALEAGMNDTLSKPFEPEKLHQKIDLLLSTLAPANVSQR, encoded by the coding sequence ATGGAAAATACAAAGATTTTGTTGCTGGATGACCGGGAGGAAAACCTGATCTCCCTCAAAGCGATCCTCAACCGGGACGATATCGAAATATACGCCACTACCTCGCCGAACGAAGCCCTGCGCATGGTTTGGGAAAGCGATATCGCCGTGGCCCTGGTAGATGTACAAATGCCCGGAATGGATGGTTTCGAGTTTGCAGAGACGCTTTTTTCCAACCCCAAAACCCGCGAAATCCTGATCGTTTTCGTGACGGCCATTTCCAAAGAAACGACCTATGCCGTGCGGGGGCTCAAAACAGGTGCGATCGATTACCTCTACAAGCCGCTGGATCCTTACATTACCAATGCTAAGGTTGACTCGCTGATCAAGCTCGCGCGCAGCCAGCGTGAGATCCGGGATAAGAACAAACTGCTCGAAAATTACGCGACGATTGTCCTCAATTCTCCGGACATTATCGCCACCGTGGAGCCGGATACCGGATCAATTTTGTCCATTAACCCTTCCGTGGAGGCGATTCTAGGCATTAGTCCGCAGTCGTTGATCAAAACGTCGGTGCTGGACCTGCTCGTAGATCCGCTGAATTCCGCATTGCGCGAAGTGCTCGTGAAAAGGAGCTTTGTAGGCGGGGAGACGATCGTGGTGGAGGACCAGTTCTATGGCCGCCTGCGGCAGCCGGTTTGGCTGGAACTGCGGATTATGTACAAAAACCGCCTGCTGTTTGTGAACCTCCACGATGTCGAAAAACGCAAAGCGCACGAGCTGGCGCTGATCGACGCGCAGGCGCAGGCCGAGAAAGCACGGAAAACGAAGGAATCGTTTCTGGCGAATATGAGCCACGAGATCCGCACGCCGCTCAATGGCATTATCGGGCTGGGTAACCTGCTCGCAGCGACGGAGCTCAGCGAGGCCCAGGCCGAGCTGGTGGATATGCTCCGCCAATCGTCCGGCTCGCTGCTGAATATTCTGAATGATATTTTAGATATTTCCAAAATCGATGAGGGCAAGTTTTCGATCATCCCGACGTCTACTGACCTCCGGGTGCTCGGCAAGCAGATTATCGACCTCATGCAGTTCAAAGCGGACGAAAAGAAGCTCGAACTGCGGTTGGAAATCGGCAAAGATATTCCTGATTGTGTGACCGTGGACGGCATGCGCCTGAACCAGATCCTGCTCAATCTCGTAGGTAATGCATTGAAATTCACAGGGACGGGCAATGTGACGCTCAAAATGGAGCATCTGGCCCAAACGGCGGCCGGGCACACGATCCGCTTTGCGGTGGAGGATACGGGCATCGGAATGTCGGACGATCACCTGGCCAATATTTTCTCCGAATACGGGCAGGCTTCTGAAAATATCTCTCACCAGTACGGCGGCACGGGCCTCGGGCTGACGATCTCGCAAAAGCTCGTGCGGCTCATGGGCAGTGAGCTAGAAGTAAACAGCCGTTTCCAGGAGGGCAGCCAGTTTTTCTTTACCCTCATTCTCCAAGACGCCAACGAAAAGAGCGGTGACGCGAAGCCGGTGGTTTCGTTCCAGAACCTCCCGCCGTTTGAAGGGAAAAAAGTGCTCGTAGCCGAAGACAACCCCATTAATGCATTGCTTTTGAAAAAATACCTGAAAGCGTGGCAACTGAATGCGGTAATCGTAGGCAATGGCAAAGAAGCGGTGGAACAGCTGCGAGAGGAGCCGTTCGACCTCATCATTATGGACACCCGCATGCCGGAAATGGACGGCTTCCAGGCCGCCCGCATGGCGCGCGAGGAGTTGCATGTAAAAACGCCCATATTGTCGCTCTCGGCGACTGTTTTGCCCGAAGAAGTGGCCCAGGCGCTTGAAGCCGGCATGAACGATACGCTATCGAAGCCGTTTGAGCCGGAGAAGTTGCACCAGAAAATAGATTTACTGCTTTCAACCTTAGCGCCCGCAAACGTGTCCCAAAGGTGA
- a CDS encoding chloride channel protein: MNRSSIKKFYSFLKFRRNFTRYSLQKAKSYEIVLFWLKSILSRNQFLILSGILVGITCGLAGVVLKSLVHYIHHVITYRVHFERQVFFYILFPFLGIVLTTVVVQFFFKGQDRKGIAAVLYEIAQNSSIVSSVKMYSQIVQSAITVGLGGSAGLESPIAVTGAAIGSNFAQTYKLDYRERTLLLAAGATAGIASAFNAPIAGMMFAFEILLTGVVFFDFFPLVVAAVCGSLTSKVLLKESVLFQFSSRAPFDYHNIPFYLLLGILCGLYGRYYVLIGKYVDQWFHNLKMGRIQKAAIGGAVLSVLCVLYPPLFGEGYDTIKAITNGQIQEVIANSFFRFIGYHEWVVIVFVAVICLLKAFSASITIFSGGNGGNFAPSLFAGGLVGYAFALVCTQLGIEHVPESNLVIVGMAGVMSGVLYAPLTAIFLIAESTYGYDLFIPLMIVSVISFSMAKWFSSVSPDLEKLARQGKIFTREHDRNLLSLLHISDLIDKDIQVVHVDASREELAGLIRAGKRNVISVLGEGNKFVGTISMDDVRPLLFTADGYTMLTISHLVKPAPAVVQEFENVLTVIKKFDETGAWNLPVVKGDGEFVGFISKSSVLNSYRQLLRSHSG; the protein is encoded by the coding sequence GTGAATAGAAGCAGCATTAAGAAGTTTTACAGTTTCCTGAAGTTCAGACGAAACTTTACCCGTTATAGCCTCCAAAAAGCTAAAAGCTACGAAATCGTCCTGTTCTGGCTGAAAAGTATCCTGAGCCGGAACCAGTTCCTGATCCTTTCCGGTATCCTGGTGGGCATTACCTGCGGCCTGGCCGGTGTGGTGCTGAAATCGCTCGTGCATTACATTCACCACGTGATCACTTACCGCGTTCATTTCGAGCGGCAAGTGTTTTTCTACATATTGTTCCCCTTTTTGGGCATTGTGCTGACCACCGTGGTCGTCCAGTTCTTCTTCAAAGGGCAGGACCGCAAAGGCATTGCGGCCGTGCTGTATGAAATCGCACAGAATTCGAGCATTGTGTCTTCCGTTAAAATGTATTCGCAAATTGTGCAGAGCGCGATCACCGTGGGGCTGGGCGGATCGGCGGGGCTGGAAAGTCCCATTGCCGTGACGGGCGCGGCCATCGGGTCCAATTTCGCGCAGACTTACAAGCTGGATTACCGCGAGCGGACGCTGCTGCTCGCCGCGGGCGCTACGGCGGGTATTGCATCGGCCTTCAATGCACCCATTGCGGGGATGATGTTCGCATTTGAAATCCTGCTGACCGGCGTCGTTTTCTTCGATTTCTTCCCGCTTGTGGTGGCGGCGGTTTGCGGCAGTCTCACGTCCAAAGTACTGCTCAAAGAGTCGGTATTATTCCAGTTCAGCAGCCGCGCGCCGTTTGATTACCACAACATCCCGTTCTACCTGCTTCTCGGCATTCTGTGCGGCCTCTACGGGCGTTATTACGTGCTGATCGGCAAGTATGTCGATCAATGGTTTCATAACCTCAAAATGGGGCGCATTCAAAAAGCTGCGATCGGCGGGGCGGTGCTGTCCGTGCTTTGCGTGCTGTACCCGCCGCTTTTCGGCGAGGGCTACGACACGATCAAGGCCATTACGAACGGCCAGATCCAGGAGGTGATCGCCAACAGTTTTTTCCGTTTTATCGGGTACCACGAGTGGGTGGTGATCGTGTTCGTCGCGGTCATTTGTTTGCTCAAAGCATTCTCGGCTTCCATCACAATTTTCAGCGGCGGCAACGGCGGAAACTTCGCGCCCTCGCTGTTCGCCGGCGGGCTTGTCGGCTATGCATTCGCGCTCGTGTGTACGCAGCTGGGGATAGAGCATGTGCCCGAAAGTAATCTCGTGATCGTGGGTATGGCAGGGGTGATGAGCGGGGTGCTGTATGCGCCGCTCACCGCCATTTTCCTCATCGCCGAATCGACGTATGGCTACGACCTGTTTATTCCGCTGATGATCGTTTCGGTCATCTCATTTTCGATGGCCAAATGGTTTTCGTCCGTCTCGCCCGACCTCGAAAAACTCGCCCGGCAAGGCAAGATTTTCACCCGCGAGCACGACCGGAATTTGCTCTCGCTGCTCCACATTTCCGACCTCATCGACAAGGATATTCAGGTGGTGCATGTGGATGCTTCGCGTGAGGAACTGGCCGGTCTTATCCGCGCCGGCAAGCGCAACGTGATCTCGGTTTTGGGAGAAGGCAACAAATTCGTCGGCACCATTTCGATGGACGACGTGCGGCCGCTGCTCTTCACGGCGGACGGCTATACGATGCTCACAATTTCCCACCTCGTTAAGCCGGCCCCGGCGGTCGTGCAGGAGTTCGAAAATGTCTTAACCGTCATCAAAAAATTCGATGAAACCGGCGCCTGGAATTTGCCGGTGGTGAAAGGCGACGGCGAGTTCGTGGGTTTCATTTCCAAATCTTCCGTACTGAACAGTTACCGGCAATTGCTCCGCTCGCATTCAGGGTAG